In Malus sylvestris chromosome 16, drMalSylv7.2, whole genome shotgun sequence, the following are encoded in one genomic region:
- the LOC126608149 gene encoding protein ACCUMULATION AND REPLICATION OF CHLOROPLASTS 3, chloroplastic isoform X1 gives MELPAAFTSFRSYYGVSLRPYSSRFSGLIFSKCSFRRRRKHSLSCRGSSGRSSHSLRVTASSAGNGPGRADSEVNCEDFWGKSEFVEVISIGSRKDAVLDFCLESPFQFSSVRFWHILIKDSSKVQLQQRIFGKDVTPMIFEVPPSSKSCPKAIILVASAGYGLDLMVAIDILRTIRSANGFVVTIIMKPFSFEGQRRQVEAKDLTEKLQSHTDLFIGLDADMLLKKDLVTLDEAVKTANSAVLMSITAVSVLTTDIHRKLIDASNYDAKEIEASEVIKILEVYKEANIGFGAGYNIKTSILRSMYDCPFLSMGVKDLDGMIICIIASSSTIENSDIHAILHTFRQTTEYEGKILVSTVHEPNLEPNLVVTTVLIVGFARKQASQKSGIISGLAEHFPFIFNLFNRHQWLLNDTRENLPLDSADSPDSSEMGNRKAVVIAEGFDKYSEGPEEVTNTNYDEFHLSSGLEQNEDGNYEATAESSSLYDPITEETPAFQRQPLVSWNLGPGSQLAEDWAKERAAEDGATVMLDNLTIFRLPVGVKPPEELKDGVNASFPTQDPKTKSDDGVKAQPAYNLSMSSRNSFTDTGLGAVREFYNTASTLVKGKDADNPKKQRNLSARAASMLEAERDSPKKWSPMVEMPYRGGIYEGRCQGGLPEGKGRLLLGDGSIYDGMWRYGKRSGLGTFYFSNGDVFQGSWRDDAMHGKGWLYFHTGDRWFANFWKGKANGEGRFYSKSGDVFFGQFQDGWRHGHFICIDVDGTRCTENWDRGVLVSRKLESDNGDG, from the exons ATGGAGCTTCCCGCCGCATTCACAAGTTTCCGATCATATTACGGTGTTTCTCTGCGCCCTTATTCTTCAAGGTTCTCTGGACTTATCTTCAGTAAATGCTCCTTCCGTCGCCGAAGAAAGCACAGTTTGAGCTGCCGGGGTAGTTCCGGCCGGAGTTCGCATTCGCTTCGAGTAACGGCGAGTTCGGCCGGCAATGGACCTGGCCGAGCGGACAGTGAAGTGAATTGCGAGGATTTTTGGGGAAAGTCTGAATTCGTTGAAGTGATTAGTATTGGCAGTCGCAAGGACGCGGTTCTCGATTTCTGTCTCGAATCACCGTTCCAGTTTTCGTCTGTGCGATTTTG GCACATTCTCATCAAAGATTCGTCGAAGGTGCAGTTACAGCAACGGATTTTCGGAAAAG ATGTGACTCCAATGATCTTTGAAGTTCCGCCGTCCTCAAAGTCATGTCCAAAGGCTATTATCCTT GTGGCAAGTGCAGGATATGGGTTAGATCTCATGGTAGCAATTGATATTCTGAGAACAATAAGATCTGCAAATGGATTTGTAGTCACTATTATTATGAAGCCTTTCAGCTTTGAAGGACAGAGGCGCCAAGTTGAG GCCAAAGATCTAACGGAAAAACTTCAGTCTCATACAGATTTGTTTATTG GTCTTGACGCTGACATGTTACTCAAAAAGGACTTGGTAACTTTAGATGAAGCTGTCAAGACTGCAAATAGTGCTGTTTTAATGTCAATAACTGCTGTATCTGTTCTAACAACT GATATACACAGAAAACTTATTGATGCATCCAATTATGATGCGAAAGAGATCGAAGCCTCAGAAGTGATTAAA ATTTTGGAAGTATACAAAGAAGCAAATATTGGATTCGGTGCTGGCTACAATATCAAAACTTCAATACTACGATCTATGTATGACTGCCCCTTCCTTAGTATGGGTGTAAAG GACTTGGATGGTATGATTATATGCATCATTGCAAGTTCGAGCACTATCGAGAACAGTGATATACATGCAATTTTGCATACGTTTCGTCAAACTACAGAATATGAAGGGAAAATCTTAGTTTCTACAGTTCATGAACCTAATCTAGAACCCAACTTGGTAGTCACAACGGTTCTTATTGTAGG TTTTGCCAGAAAACAAGCTTCTCAGAAAAGCGGCATAATTTCGGGACTGGCCGAGcattttcctttcatttttaaTCTCTTCAATAGGCACCAGTGGCTACTAAATGACACTCGGGAAAACCTACCTCTTGATAGTGCAGATTCACCAGATTCTAGTGAGATGGGAAATAGAAAGGCTGTTGTTATAGCCGAAGGTTTTGATAAGTACTCTGAAGGACCCGAGGAAGTAACAAACACCAACTACGATGAGTTCCACCTTTCAAG TGGGTTGGAACAAAATGAAGATGGAAATTATGAGGCCACTGCTGAATCGTCTAGTTTATACGATCCGATCACTGAAG AAACTCCAGCCTTCCAAAGACAGCCACTTGTTAGTTGGAACTTAGGACCAGGATCTCAGCTTGCAGAGGATTGGGCAAAAGAGAGGGCAGCTGAAGATGGAGCTACTGTGATGCTAGATAACCTGACCATCTTCCGCCTTCCAGTTGGTGTAAAGCCTCCAGAAGAGCTGAAAGATGGTGTCAATGCCTCATTTCCAACACAAGATCCAAAGACAAAATCCGATGATGGTGTGAAAGCACAACCAGCTTACAATTTAAGTATGTCTTCAAGGAATTCATTTACTGACACAGGGCTCGGAGCAGTCAGGGAATTTTACAACACAGCATCAACACTTGTAAAGGGAAAAGATGCTGATAATcctaaaaaacaaagaaatctcTCTGCTCGTGCAGCATCTATGTTG GAAGCAGAACGAGATTCACCAAAAAAGTGGAGTCCTATGGTGGAGATGCCATACAGAGGAGGAATCTACGAAGGACGGTGCCAAGGAGGTCTTCCTGAAGGAAAG GGTCGTCTGCTTCTTGGGGATGGAAGCATATACGATGGCATGTGGCGATATGGAAAAAGATCAGGTCTTGGTACATTCTACTTCAGCAACGGGGATGTGTTCCAGGGATCATGGAGGGACGATGCCATGCATGGCAAG GGTTGGTTGTATTTTCACACCGGAGACCGATGGTTTGCAAACTTCTGGAAAGGGAAAGCCAATGGCGAAGGTCGCTTCTATTCAAAGTCCGGTGATGTCTTTTTTGGCCAGTTCCAAGATGGTTGGCGACATGGCCACTTCATCTGCATTGATGTTGACGGGACAAG GTGTACTGAAAATTGGGATCGAGGTGTTCTTGTAAGCCGTAAATTGGAATCTGATAATGGTGATGGATAA
- the LOC126608149 gene encoding protein ACCUMULATION AND REPLICATION OF CHLOROPLASTS 3, chloroplastic isoform X2, whose product MELPAAFTSFRSYYGVSLRPYSSRFSGLIFSKCSFRRRRKHSLSCRGSSGRSSHSLRVTASSAGNGPGRADSEVNCEDFWGKSEFVEVISIGSRKDAVLDFCLESPFQFSSVRFWHILIKDSSKVQLQQRIFGKDVTPMIFEVPPSSKSCPKAIILVASAGYGLDLMVAIDILRTIRSANGFVVTIIMKPFSFEGQRRQVEAKDLTEKLQSHTDLFIGLDADMLLKKDLVTLDEAVKTANSAVLMSITAVSVLTTDIHRKLIDASNYDAKEIEASEVIKILEVYKEANIGFGAGYNIKTSILRSMYDCPFLSMGVKDLDGMIICIIASSSTIENSDIHAILHTFRQTTEYEGKILVSTVHEPNLEPNLVVTTVLIVGFARKQASQKSGIISGLAEHFPFIFNLFNRHQWLLNDTRENLPLDSADSPDSSEMGNRKAVVIAEGFDKYSEGPEEVTNTNYDEFHLSSGLEQNEDGNYEATAESSSLYDPITEAFQRQPLVSWNLGPGSQLAEDWAKERAAEDGATVMLDNLTIFRLPVGVKPPEELKDGVNASFPTQDPKTKSDDGVKAQPAYNLSMSSRNSFTDTGLGAVREFYNTASTLVKGKDADNPKKQRNLSARAASMLEAERDSPKKWSPMVEMPYRGGIYEGRCQGGLPEGKGRLLLGDGSIYDGMWRYGKRSGLGTFYFSNGDVFQGSWRDDAMHGKGWLYFHTGDRWFANFWKGKANGEGRFYSKSGDVFFGQFQDGWRHGHFICIDVDGTRCTENWDRGVLVSRKLESDNGDG is encoded by the exons ATGGAGCTTCCCGCCGCATTCACAAGTTTCCGATCATATTACGGTGTTTCTCTGCGCCCTTATTCTTCAAGGTTCTCTGGACTTATCTTCAGTAAATGCTCCTTCCGTCGCCGAAGAAAGCACAGTTTGAGCTGCCGGGGTAGTTCCGGCCGGAGTTCGCATTCGCTTCGAGTAACGGCGAGTTCGGCCGGCAATGGACCTGGCCGAGCGGACAGTGAAGTGAATTGCGAGGATTTTTGGGGAAAGTCTGAATTCGTTGAAGTGATTAGTATTGGCAGTCGCAAGGACGCGGTTCTCGATTTCTGTCTCGAATCACCGTTCCAGTTTTCGTCTGTGCGATTTTG GCACATTCTCATCAAAGATTCGTCGAAGGTGCAGTTACAGCAACGGATTTTCGGAAAAG ATGTGACTCCAATGATCTTTGAAGTTCCGCCGTCCTCAAAGTCATGTCCAAAGGCTATTATCCTT GTGGCAAGTGCAGGATATGGGTTAGATCTCATGGTAGCAATTGATATTCTGAGAACAATAAGATCTGCAAATGGATTTGTAGTCACTATTATTATGAAGCCTTTCAGCTTTGAAGGACAGAGGCGCCAAGTTGAG GCCAAAGATCTAACGGAAAAACTTCAGTCTCATACAGATTTGTTTATTG GTCTTGACGCTGACATGTTACTCAAAAAGGACTTGGTAACTTTAGATGAAGCTGTCAAGACTGCAAATAGTGCTGTTTTAATGTCAATAACTGCTGTATCTGTTCTAACAACT GATATACACAGAAAACTTATTGATGCATCCAATTATGATGCGAAAGAGATCGAAGCCTCAGAAGTGATTAAA ATTTTGGAAGTATACAAAGAAGCAAATATTGGATTCGGTGCTGGCTACAATATCAAAACTTCAATACTACGATCTATGTATGACTGCCCCTTCCTTAGTATGGGTGTAAAG GACTTGGATGGTATGATTATATGCATCATTGCAAGTTCGAGCACTATCGAGAACAGTGATATACATGCAATTTTGCATACGTTTCGTCAAACTACAGAATATGAAGGGAAAATCTTAGTTTCTACAGTTCATGAACCTAATCTAGAACCCAACTTGGTAGTCACAACGGTTCTTATTGTAGG TTTTGCCAGAAAACAAGCTTCTCAGAAAAGCGGCATAATTTCGGGACTGGCCGAGcattttcctttcatttttaaTCTCTTCAATAGGCACCAGTGGCTACTAAATGACACTCGGGAAAACCTACCTCTTGATAGTGCAGATTCACCAGATTCTAGTGAGATGGGAAATAGAAAGGCTGTTGTTATAGCCGAAGGTTTTGATAAGTACTCTGAAGGACCCGAGGAAGTAACAAACACCAACTACGATGAGTTCCACCTTTCAAG TGGGTTGGAACAAAATGAAGATGGAAATTATGAGGCCACTGCTGAATCGTCTAGTTTATACGATCCGATCACTGAAG CCTTCCAAAGACAGCCACTTGTTAGTTGGAACTTAGGACCAGGATCTCAGCTTGCAGAGGATTGGGCAAAAGAGAGGGCAGCTGAAGATGGAGCTACTGTGATGCTAGATAACCTGACCATCTTCCGCCTTCCAGTTGGTGTAAAGCCTCCAGAAGAGCTGAAAGATGGTGTCAATGCCTCATTTCCAACACAAGATCCAAAGACAAAATCCGATGATGGTGTGAAAGCACAACCAGCTTACAATTTAAGTATGTCTTCAAGGAATTCATTTACTGACACAGGGCTCGGAGCAGTCAGGGAATTTTACAACACAGCATCAACACTTGTAAAGGGAAAAGATGCTGATAATcctaaaaaacaaagaaatctcTCTGCTCGTGCAGCATCTATGTTG GAAGCAGAACGAGATTCACCAAAAAAGTGGAGTCCTATGGTGGAGATGCCATACAGAGGAGGAATCTACGAAGGACGGTGCCAAGGAGGTCTTCCTGAAGGAAAG GGTCGTCTGCTTCTTGGGGATGGAAGCATATACGATGGCATGTGGCGATATGGAAAAAGATCAGGTCTTGGTACATTCTACTTCAGCAACGGGGATGTGTTCCAGGGATCATGGAGGGACGATGCCATGCATGGCAAG GGTTGGTTGTATTTTCACACCGGAGACCGATGGTTTGCAAACTTCTGGAAAGGGAAAGCCAATGGCGAAGGTCGCTTCTATTCAAAGTCCGGTGATGTCTTTTTTGGCCAGTTCCAAGATGGTTGGCGACATGGCCACTTCATCTGCATTGATGTTGACGGGACAAG GTGTACTGAAAATTGGGATCGAGGTGTTCTTGTAAGCCGTAAATTGGAATCTGATAATGGTGATGGATAA
- the LOC126608149 gene encoding protein ACCUMULATION AND REPLICATION OF CHLOROPLASTS 3, chloroplastic isoform X3, whose protein sequence is MVAIDILRTIRSANGFVVTIIMKPFSFEGQRRQVEAKDLTEKLQSHTDLFIGLDADMLLKKDLVTLDEAVKTANSAVLMSITAVSVLTTDIHRKLIDASNYDAKEIEASEVIKILEVYKEANIGFGAGYNIKTSILRSMYDCPFLSMGVKDLDGMIICIIASSSTIENSDIHAILHTFRQTTEYEGKILVSTVHEPNLEPNLVVTTVLIVGFARKQASQKSGIISGLAEHFPFIFNLFNRHQWLLNDTRENLPLDSADSPDSSEMGNRKAVVIAEGFDKYSEGPEEVTNTNYDEFHLSSGLEQNEDGNYEATAESSSLYDPITEETPAFQRQPLVSWNLGPGSQLAEDWAKERAAEDGATVMLDNLTIFRLPVGVKPPEELKDGVNASFPTQDPKTKSDDGVKAQPAYNLSMSSRNSFTDTGLGAVREFYNTASTLVKGKDADNPKKQRNLSARAASMLEAERDSPKKWSPMVEMPYRGGIYEGRCQGGLPEGKGRLLLGDGSIYDGMWRYGKRSGLGTFYFSNGDVFQGSWRDDAMHGKGWLYFHTGDRWFANFWKGKANGEGRFYSKSGDVFFGQFQDGWRHGHFICIDVDGTRCTENWDRGVLVSRKLESDNGDG, encoded by the exons ATGGTAGCAATTGATATTCTGAGAACAATAAGATCTGCAAATGGATTTGTAGTCACTATTATTATGAAGCCTTTCAGCTTTGAAGGACAGAGGCGCCAAGTTGAG GCCAAAGATCTAACGGAAAAACTTCAGTCTCATACAGATTTGTTTATTG GTCTTGACGCTGACATGTTACTCAAAAAGGACTTGGTAACTTTAGATGAAGCTGTCAAGACTGCAAATAGTGCTGTTTTAATGTCAATAACTGCTGTATCTGTTCTAACAACT GATATACACAGAAAACTTATTGATGCATCCAATTATGATGCGAAAGAGATCGAAGCCTCAGAAGTGATTAAA ATTTTGGAAGTATACAAAGAAGCAAATATTGGATTCGGTGCTGGCTACAATATCAAAACTTCAATACTACGATCTATGTATGACTGCCCCTTCCTTAGTATGGGTGTAAAG GACTTGGATGGTATGATTATATGCATCATTGCAAGTTCGAGCACTATCGAGAACAGTGATATACATGCAATTTTGCATACGTTTCGTCAAACTACAGAATATGAAGGGAAAATCTTAGTTTCTACAGTTCATGAACCTAATCTAGAACCCAACTTGGTAGTCACAACGGTTCTTATTGTAGG TTTTGCCAGAAAACAAGCTTCTCAGAAAAGCGGCATAATTTCGGGACTGGCCGAGcattttcctttcatttttaaTCTCTTCAATAGGCACCAGTGGCTACTAAATGACACTCGGGAAAACCTACCTCTTGATAGTGCAGATTCACCAGATTCTAGTGAGATGGGAAATAGAAAGGCTGTTGTTATAGCCGAAGGTTTTGATAAGTACTCTGAAGGACCCGAGGAAGTAACAAACACCAACTACGATGAGTTCCACCTTTCAAG TGGGTTGGAACAAAATGAAGATGGAAATTATGAGGCCACTGCTGAATCGTCTAGTTTATACGATCCGATCACTGAAG AAACTCCAGCCTTCCAAAGACAGCCACTTGTTAGTTGGAACTTAGGACCAGGATCTCAGCTTGCAGAGGATTGGGCAAAAGAGAGGGCAGCTGAAGATGGAGCTACTGTGATGCTAGATAACCTGACCATCTTCCGCCTTCCAGTTGGTGTAAAGCCTCCAGAAGAGCTGAAAGATGGTGTCAATGCCTCATTTCCAACACAAGATCCAAAGACAAAATCCGATGATGGTGTGAAAGCACAACCAGCTTACAATTTAAGTATGTCTTCAAGGAATTCATTTACTGACACAGGGCTCGGAGCAGTCAGGGAATTTTACAACACAGCATCAACACTTGTAAAGGGAAAAGATGCTGATAATcctaaaaaacaaagaaatctcTCTGCTCGTGCAGCATCTATGTTG GAAGCAGAACGAGATTCACCAAAAAAGTGGAGTCCTATGGTGGAGATGCCATACAGAGGAGGAATCTACGAAGGACGGTGCCAAGGAGGTCTTCCTGAAGGAAAG GGTCGTCTGCTTCTTGGGGATGGAAGCATATACGATGGCATGTGGCGATATGGAAAAAGATCAGGTCTTGGTACATTCTACTTCAGCAACGGGGATGTGTTCCAGGGATCATGGAGGGACGATGCCATGCATGGCAAG GGTTGGTTGTATTTTCACACCGGAGACCGATGGTTTGCAAACTTCTGGAAAGGGAAAGCCAATGGCGAAGGTCGCTTCTATTCAAAGTCCGGTGATGTCTTTTTTGGCCAGTTCCAAGATGGTTGGCGACATGGCCACTTCATCTGCATTGATGTTGACGGGACAAG GTGTACTGAAAATTGGGATCGAGGTGTTCTTGTAAGCCGTAAATTGGAATCTGATAATGGTGATGGATAA
- the LOC126608151 gene encoding uncharacterized protein At4g15970-like codes for MRPHRRRLPAMTRRTSTINSSASDMPESVVLIRRFLFFVAVCLSCLLLYNDSNALRFLHRFSSSPSASFSSYLSPLVSEEHRLEKVLKNATMEDGTVILTTLNEAWAAPGSILDLFLESFRIGVGTHRLLNHLVIIALDQRAFERCLEVHNHCFALVIQDFDFRQEAYFMTPHYLKMMWARIDFLRSVLEMGYNFVFTDADIMWFRDPFPQFYEDADFQIACDNFLGNSDDLQNRPNGGFNYVKSNSRSIAFYKFWYSSRETYPGFHDQDVLNIIKFDPTTFSIGLKIKFLDTAYFGGFCEPSKDLNQVCTMHANCCYGLDSKLHDLRIMVRNWKRFVSLPPDLKRDLMLPWGVPQNCSLDSLRHSDALESDAQHGSQE; via the exons ATGCGGCCGCACCGGAGGCGTCTACCGGCGATGACGCGCCGCACATCGACCATTAACTCCTCCGCCTCCGACATGCCTGAATCCGTCGTCCTCATCCGCCGGTTTCTCTTCTTTGTGGCGGTCTGTCTCTCCTGCCTGCTCCTCTACAACGACTCCAATGCCCTCCGATTTCTCCACCGtttctcttcctctccctccGCCTCCTTCTCCTCCTACCTTTCCCCTCTC GTTAGCGAGGAACATAGGCTTGAAAAGGTTTTAAAGAATGCTACCATGGAAGACGGCACTGTGATTTTAACAACTTTGAATGAAGCATGGGCAGCTCCCGGCTCAATCCTCGACCTCTTTCTGGAGAGCTTTAGGATTGGAGTTGGAACTCATAGGCTATTGAACCATTTGGTGATCATTGCCTTGGATCAAAGGGCATTTGAGCGTTGTTTGGAGGTGCATAACCATTGCTTTGCTCTTGTCATTCAAGACTTTGATTTTCGTCAGGAGGCTTATTTTATGACCCCTCACTACTTGAAGATGATGTGGGCAAGGATCGATTTTCTGCGCTCTGTTCTTGAGATGGGCTACAATTTCGTTTTCACG GATGCTGATATTATGTGGTTCAGGGATCCGTTTCCACAGTTTTATGAGGATGCAGATTTTCAGATTGCATGCGATAATTTCTTAGGCAACTCGGACGATTTACAGAACAGACCGAATGGAGGGTTTAACTATGTAAAGTCCAATAGCAGGTCAATAGCGTTCTACAAATTTTGGTATTCCTCGCGGGAAACCTACCCTGGGTTCCATGATCAGGATGTCCTCAATATTATTAAGTTTGATCCAACCACCTTTAGTATCGgactgaaaataaaatttttggaTACGGCTTACTTTGGTGGATTTTGTGAACCCAGTAAAGATTTGAATCAAGTTTGTACAATGCATGCAAATTGTTGTTATGGTCTAGATAGCAAGCTTCACGACCTTAGAATCATGGTTCGGAATTGGAAGCGATTTGTGTCCTTGCCGCCAGATTTGAAGAGAGATTTGATGTTACCATGGGGCGTTCCGCAGAACTGCAG CCTCGACTCTCTCCGTCACTCTGATGCACTGGAGAGCGATGCTCAACATGGTTCACAAGAATGA